From the genome of Acidobacteriota bacterium:
TTTCTAAGCATATGGATGAACACAAATTGATCGATCGCCGATGCTTCCAACGAAAACATCCAAGTTTCTCCATCGAAAAGAGCGTCTTGCGAAGGTCAACACCAAAACGTCTCATCGTGCTTAGGACTTGGCGAACTTTGCGCGGCACTCACGCAAAGTTCGCCAAGATCGCGGAGGCAGGGCAAGCACCCGTAATGTCGCGATATTCGAACCCGCAAGACGACCCACTAAACAAAACTATCGATCGAGGACTTGTTCACCCGCGCCGCGTGGTGCAGAAATTCCGTCCGATGACCGGACCGCCCGAATCGCTTCGCTTTCGTCTTGCGGCACGAGTTCAAACTTCAAGGCCAGCTCTTTTTGTCACGCAAGAACTGGGATAGCAGACCGGAAGATCGTTGAGCATCGCATCCGGATCGGGATCGACGTTTGAGATCTCGATCTTGTAGGGCAAACCCTCACGGCGTTTGAGCGCGATGGTGTGTCGCACACATCGCCGCAGGAGATCGTCACAAAACCTCATCCGGGTCGAGATTGACGCCCATCGTTTCGGCGAGATAGCCGAACGGCTCCGACTTTCGTCCGCGATCTTTGTCGAAACACGGCGTCTTGGCGTGATCTGGCTCGCTGACGGCATCACGGCGTAATAGAGACCGCCGTGAATTGAAGCCGCGTCACGCCGGCCGCGAATCGACGAACGCGGCGTTAGTTTCAAGTCCCGCGCCGTGCAGTTCGCCGCCTTCGAGGTTTACGATCCAGCGAAAGTCATTCTCGTCGCTCGCGGAGTAATCCAAGCGGTCAAAACCGTCTCCCAGAAATATCTCGCAACCGGCGGATTTCGACGCACCGCCGATCTCGATCGCCGTCACGTCCGCCGGATCGAATTCGGGCAGTTCGATTTCAGCATAACGAAACGCATCTTTCCTGACACTTCTCAAACTCGGACGCATCACCCAACTGACAATTTGTGATTTCCGCTTCTAATGATCGCCGTTTCGTTGCGTCCTCGACGGAAATGAAACAAGTGATCTTGAGCCCCGAGCCTGCACGAAGGCGGTCGCTGTCTTTCTTGATACCGGCATAAAAATGTAATCTCCTCTTTTTCAAAATAATCGTGTAATTCTTCCTGGATATGTGCTGTTGCTGCCCAAATCGTAACGGTTCACTTCTCAAAACCGCCGATCGACGAAAATGCCGCCCAAAAATAGGGCGCCGCAAATTCGCCAGATCCCTTGGCCAACAAGATCTGCGCCTGTCGCAAGGCGTCTGACGCGGTCATCCCGCGGCTTCGGTTCTCGTGAAAACCGTCATCAGCTTCGCCGTCGCGTCAGAATCGACCTTCCAGCCGCCGGCGACGACGATCGGCGCGCCGATCGCAAGAAATGTCTGCGCGATGCCCGTTGCCCCCTCGCCTTCAACTAATCTCTCGCCTGACGTGTCGCAGGCTGAAAGAACGACTAATTTCGATTTCGGCAATCTGAGGTTTGCGAGTTCGAAAACGCGAACCGCCATCATCCTCGGTCTTGCTTAGAAGTAATCTCGAATTCGGCGCCGATGAATCGTTGACAACGTAGTGTCCTGCAAAAGGAAAAACTCCGACCGACGGCAACCGGCCAACGATCTCGCGGCGCGTTGCGGCCCTGCCGGTCTTGATCGTCGCTCCCGGAAGATTCGGGCGATCGACTCGACGACCGGACTCGCTTTCGACGGAAGATCATCGAGATCAGGATTCGCCTGCCGA
Proteins encoded in this window:
- a CDS encoding CHAT domain-containing protein, which gives rise to MTASDALRQAQILLAKGSGEFAAPYFWAAFSSIGGFEK
- a CDS encoding CHAT domain-containing protein, whose protein sequence is MMAVRVFELANLRLPKSKLVVLSACDTSGERLVEGEGATGIAQTFLAIGAPIVVAGGWKVDSDATAKLMTVFTRTEAAG